From Trichoderma atroviride chromosome 1, complete sequence, one genomic window encodes:
- a CDS encoding uncharacterized protein (EggNog:ENOG41), translated as MLPDTPMEIKAPKACRHCQLHKRKCDKRLPRCSRCALKLSRCEYGDNRPLEAEPVTKLRWSEPLAIQRESCGLELTPVGERQLLWAACQSQESYPKQTDTKRLMNLTEDIFAYGGTSAQQVWDRHFATGYSWLPVLEESNVNFNLLVMQESDIHKDVLALLLLCMYLLNQAPCYHPNHTSNSSLHKTTSRIFSLVEASGDVFSHATKLQAGLLLTAYECGHGMSEKATTTLGACFGIIRQLEHRREDVLAPVLKRCWAGIVSLDRSIVLSCADSSATLLIPTKEILPPEAISYLETDGLSYMDRVHMFRMRTRSALLVGEAIKAVNGDPASANCIEAEKLLHELVRKHAASKEQSYPVCEGISMALSAVVSAYKKRVQRIGSTADAKLNIDIKFAYNIAFEMCRVEGSIMRTRDKGLERLCFAGLGCLYRAAVDLDEMCPDGASPEDANQLRENLEWFSGRWKVAGVLLRRLSQNALLRSKQVSPPTSF; from the exons ATGCTACCTGATACGCCAATGGAGATTAAAGCCCCTAAAGCCTGTCGCCATTGCCAGCTCCACAAGCGCAAATGTGACAAGCGGCTGCCCAGGTGCTCGCGATGCGCCTT AAAACTGTCCAGGTGCGAATATGGCGACAACAGGCCGCTTGAAGCAGAGCCGGTTACTAAGCTCAGATGGAGCGAACCTCTGGCCATCCAGCGCGAGTCCTGCGGCCTCGAGCTTACCCCAGTAGGAGAAAGGCAACTTTTATGGGCTGCTTGCCAAAGTCAGGAGTCATACCCAAAACAGACTGACACAAAGCGTTTGATGAACTTGACAGAAGACATCTTCGCCTATGGCGGTACTTCCGCGCAGCAGGTCTGGGATAGACACTTTGCTACAGGCTACTCCTGGCTGCCCGTCCTGGAGGAGTCAAACGTCAATTTCAACCTTCTGGTCATGCAAGAGTCCGACATCCACAAGGATGTTCTTGCATTGCTATTATTATGCATGTACTTGCTGAACCAGGCACCCTGCTACCACCCCAACCACACATCCAACAGCTCGCTTCACAAGACCACGAGCCGGATCTTTTCCCTGGTCGAGGCATCTGGCGATGTCTTCTCGCACGCCACAAAGCTGCAAGCCGGCCTGCTGCTAACTGCCTATGAATGCGGACATGGTATGAGCGAGAAGGCTACAACCACGTTGGGGGCATGTTTTGGCATCATCAGGCAGCTGGAACATCGCCGAGAAGATGTTCTTGCACCGGTTCTTAAAAGATGCTGGGCGGGTATAGTTTCTCTAGATCG TTCCATTGTACTCTCTTGTGCTGATAGCTCTGCCACTCTTCTCATCCCGACAAAGGAAATATTGCCACCCGAGGCAATTTCCTATTTGGAAACAGACGGACTATCGTACATGGATAGAGTGCACATGTTTCGAATGCGAACCCGCTCAGCTCTATTGGTCGGTGAAGCAATAAAAGCCGTTAATGGGGATCCAGCGTCGGCAAACTGTATTGAAGCCGAGAAACTTCTCCACGAGCTTGTCCGGAAGCATGCGGCTTCAAAGGAGCAGTCGTATCCTGTGTGCGAAGGCATTTCCATGGCTCTAAG CGCCGTTGTATCCGCTTATAAGAAACGAGTCCAACGCATCGGGTCTACCGCTGACGCGAAGCtcaacatcgacatcaaATTTGCCTACAACATTGCCTTTGAAATGTGCCGAGTTGAGGGCAGCATAATGAGGACGCGGGACAAAGGCCTTGAGAGACTGTGCTTCGCCGGTCTGGGCTGCCTCTACCGTGCCGCAGTAGACCTGGATGAGATGTGCCCCGATGGAGCGTCTCCTGAAGACGCTAATCAGCTACGAGAAAACTTGGAGTGGTTTTCAGGCCGTTGGAAAGTTGCAG GAGTTTTGTTGCGGCGCCTTTCTCAAAATGCCTTGCTCAGATCCAAGCAAGTTTCCCCTCCAACCAGTTTTTGA
- a CDS encoding uncharacterized protein (EggNog:ENOG41) — MGSLDNWSSDEGDGPRDKTPRSHRPSFQTPRRSMNRSKSILSNLSEMSASVAFGAPWYPNDSDRYGHWSSDRRAPRTKTSSRDIDDDWSDEPYDDRDRSEEASGSDNDESKQKVKRRQPTNVDVDTGAGSSSSASTRSRPIAIPRSRQNSVASTVTIPEALSARGERQGGYFPFHEDPKTRVRHTHPFYYEMKNQDIAAPTLEDVDTGADADVDMPKPKSRYELSSSTQDDSYGFLSDDEDSDPFIPASMGKYYPQVYERRQALKKGITLPALPTSSSSKPPWKQIYDFQASQAAAKASDARHCPPTYSHHRIHSTFSAGVGRVATFKSPP, encoded by the exons ATGGGAAGCTTGGACAATTGGAGCTCCGACGAGGGCGACGGCCCCAGAGACAAAACTCCCCGGTCCCACAGGCCCAGCTTCCAGACGCCGCGGCGTAGCATGAACCGCTCAAAGTCCATACTATCCAATCTCTCGGAGATGTCTGCGTCGGTCGCCTTTGGCGCTCCTTGGTACCCAAACGACTCGGACAGGTACGGCCACTGGTCATCTGACCGCCGAGCGCCGAGGACGAAGACTTCCTCTCGCGACATTGACGACGACTGGTCCGACGAGCCTTACGACGACCGAGACCGCTCTGAAGAGGCCTCGGGCTCCGACAATGACGAGAGCAAGCAAAAGGTCAAGCGGCGACAACCCACGA ATGTCGATGTAGATACTGGTGCTGGATCCAGCTCTTCCGCATCGACTAGGAGCCGCCCTATCGCCATTCCTCGGTCGAGACAAAACAGCGTTGCCTCTACCGTCACGATACCTGAAGCCCTATCTGCTAGGGGCGAAAGGCAAGG TGGCTACTTTCCCTTTCACGAAGATCCCAAAACTCGTGTGCGACACACTCATCCTTTCTACTACGAAATGAAGAATCAAGATATTGCTGCTCCTACGCTGGAGGATGTGGACACGGGCGCGGACGCAGATGTGGATatgcccaagcccaagtctCGATACGAGCTGTCCAGCTCCACGCAGGACGATTCCTACGGGTTCCttagcgacgatgaagacagcGATCCCTTCATCCCAGCGTCCATGGGCAAATATTACCCTCAAGTCTACGAAAGACGCCAGGCCCTGAAGAAGGGAATTACCCTGCCGGCTCTGCCcacgtcgagcagcagcaagccccCCTGGAAGCAAATCTACGACTTCCAAGCCTCACAAgcggcggccaaggcctCGGACGCCCGTCATTGTCCCCCGACCTACAGCCACCACCGAATTCATTCCACCTTTTCAGCTGGAGTCGGCAGAGTAGCGACATTCAAAAGCCCACCTTGA
- a CDS encoding uncharacterized protein (EggNog:ENOG41), with translation MEPDPISELPRPKGRQRAKKACTECRRRKRKCDGHSPCLMCSQYDYVCRYEEEAGLVHSLPKRPFEADSRRGDASNAFRVSSPSPEDSSRQDPKTPTTPVSPLNRGVIEPAKRRYMSQSSAVAFPNQLGVELKSPHPPRLHSFGWNCGIRSEEQGSVHTPLTEFVSWDECRRYAEVYFANVDAPFHLFDKAKFLQQCEVYYSGPNQHLVLGAVIGGVVALGSLFSFRQGHALESEIVKHVKDVLEDSVFSRLPSVDQVNAWILRTLYLRATTRPHLTWLASCNVMHLVEAVGLHRDIDSDLVTQTVEAPAVEDEGHKRTFWIAWSVNTLIAYEYGRSKIHFDGVESRLVPFADDSDAGLQVRMARALPNEGSGGDVVSVSRSLENAIFKLSELGDIKGFPALTRGDICFCLYRRLRLLKISVSRDTVSHILTIGHTAVEAASEFAQREIPWWNVLGTTFQFFCVLLAIDNYESLAQVSWVHAKLREVYHRFETRMGLEALEAAATLRKALLTKKQQEINLLTPEDQVFAPFPEREFTPDWDVVLNPYYTTGAFNFTDFGGV, from the coding sequence ATGGAGCCAGACCCTATCTCCGAGCTGCCGCGCCCCAAAGGCCGTCAACGCGCCAAAAAGGCCTGCACCGAGTGCCGTCGCCGCAAGCGCAAGTGTGACGGCCACTCGCCCTGTCTCATGTGCTCCCAGTACGACTACGTCTGCCGCtacgaggaagaggccggcCTCGTGCACAGCCTGCCAAAGCGGCCCTTTGAGGCAGATTCCAGGCGCGGCGATGCCTCCAACGCCTTCCGGgtctcgtcgccgtcgcctgAAGACTCCAGCCGGCAGGATCCGAAGACCCCCACAACGCCCGTCTCGCCTCTCAACCGCGGCGTCATCGAGCCCGCCAAGCGCCGGTACATGAGCCAGAGCTCGGCCGTGGCGTTTCCCAACCAGCTGGGCGTCGAGCTCAAGTCGCCGCATCCGCCGCGGCTTCACTCGTTTGGCTGGAACTGCGGCATCCGGTCCGAGGAGCAGGGCTCCGTCCACACGCCGTTGACCGAGTTTGTCTCGTGGGATGAGTGCCGGCGCTATGCAGAGGTTTACTTTGCCAATGTCGATGCGCCCTTTCACctctttgacaaggccaagttCCTGCAGCAGTGCGAGGTCTATTACAGCGGGCCGAACCAGCATCTGGTCCTTGGGGCCGTCATTGGCGGCGTCGTTGCTCTCGGCTCGCTCTTTTCCTTTCGCCAGGGTCATGCGCTCGAGTCCGAGATTGTCAAGCATGTCAAGGATGTTTTAGAGGACTCGGTTTTCAGCCGTCTGCCCTCCGTCGACCAGGTCAATGCCTGGATTCTGCGGACGCTCTATCTGCGCGCAACTACACGGCCGCATCTCACGTGGCTTGCGTCTTGCAACGTCATGCATCTGGTCGAAGCTGTTGGTCTTCACCGTGACATTGACTCTGATCTCGTCACTCAGACCGTCGAGGCACCGGCTGTGGAGGACGAAGGGCACAAGAGAACCTTTTGGATTGCGTGGTCCGTCAACACTCTGATCGCCTACGAATACGGCCGCTCAAAGATTCACTTTGACGGCGTTGAATCTCGACTGGTCCCATTCGCCGACGACAGCGATGCTGGCCTCCAGGTTCGCATGGCTAGAGCCTTACCAAACGAGGGCTCTGGCGGCGATGTTGTCAGCGTCAGTAGGTCGCTTGAAAACGCCATCTTCAAACTGAGCGAATTGGGAGACATCAAGGGCTTTCCAGCTCTCACTCGAGGCGATatttgcttttgcctctACCggcgcctccgcctcctcaaGATCAGCGTCAGCAGAGACACCGTGTCCCATATCCTGACCATTGGCCATACTGCCGTTGAAGCAGCCTCTGAATTTGCGCAGCGAGAGATTCCCTGGTGGAATGTACTCGGCACAACCTTTCAGTTCTTCTGCGTGCTTCTCGCCATTGACAACTACGAGAGTCTGGCTCAGGTTTCGTGGGTTCACGCCAAGCTTCGAGAGGTCTATCACAGGTTCGAGACACGCATGGGCTTGGAAGCACTCGAGGCGGCTGCGACGCTGAGGAAAGCGCTGCtgaccaagaagcagcaagaaatcAACCTGTTGACACCGGAAGATCAAGTCTTTGCTCCCTTTCCAGAGAGGGAGTTTACTCCGGATTGGGACGTTGTGTTGAATCCATACTACACCACGGGGGCCTTTAACTTTACCGATTTCGGTGGAGTGTGA
- a CDS encoding uncharacterized protein (TransMembrane:1 (o78-100i)) has product MFDCESSTTPQRSDNPRDMVGHHFGCNAITGSRASSAVESEGCFGPSAVWGNPGDGGGPFGNLVRGLELAGPNRAESLPLYLACLTLGGISCVHVAIPVARI; this is encoded by the coding sequence ATGTTCGACTGCGAGTCGTCGACGACACCACAACGCAGTGATAATCCGAGGGACATGGTCGGGCACCACTTTGGGTGCAACGCCATCACCGGATCTCGTGCTTCCTCAGCGGTCGAGTCAGAGGGCTGCTTTGGTCCCTCCGCGGTCTGGGGAAATCCCGGAGATGGGGGGGGCCCCTTCGGCAACCTTGTCCGTGGACtggagctggctgggccAAACAGAGCCGAAAGTCTGCCATTGTATCTTGCCTGTTTGACTCTTGGCGGCATATCGTGCGTCCACGTTGCCATCCCCGTCGCGCGTATTTGA
- a CDS encoding uncharacterized protein (EggNog:ENOG41~TransMembrane:4 (o6-28i49-68o74-97i118-141o)) — protein MTRSNLSVSYFAFTALHLVCFALALAVCGLYGTDLQRAKHFDEYTNSKWVYAVVVGALSAATCALYFIPFIIEVGAIIVAAWDIVLFILWITLFGVFGKMYIDENAHGDGNIERMKHAVWVDLTSALLWLVAAVASFTYWWKHRNNRSVFTGRAKV, from the exons ATGACTCGCTCCAACCTCTCCGTGAGCTATTTCGCCTTCACGGCGCTTCACCTTGTCTGCTTTGCGCTTGCACTCGCCGTCTGTGGCCTTTACGGCACCGACCTGCAGCGTGCGAAGCATTTTGACGAGTATACCAACTCCAAATGG GTCTATGCCGTCGTAGTTGGCGCCTTGTCGGCAGCCACATGCGCCCTCTACTTCATTCCCTTCATCATTGAGGTCGGCGCCATCATTGTTGCCGCCTGGGATATCGTTCTCTTCATTCTGTGGATCACTCTCTTCGGTGTCTTTGGCAAG ATGTACATTGACGAGAATGCCCACGGCGACGGCAACATCGAGCGCATGAAGCATGCCGTCTGGGTCGACCTCACCAGtgctctgctctggctgGTTGCGGCCGTTGCCTCGTTCACCTACTGGTGGAAGCATCGCAACAATCGCAGCGTCTTTACTGGCCGTGCCAAAGTCTAG
- a CDS encoding uncharacterized protein (EggNog:ENOG41~TransMembrane:1 (n8-19c28/29o244-261i)~SECRETED:SignalP(1-23)), translating to MASIAKTLAVLAFSLGFSLHVSASGSHGGNLDFYSDDKCQDRIQAEAAPIPLDVCMPASPLGSLSRSFRVSQKPYCADGTTRPSLLFFQDCACTDGIANYIPDALYGDYGNGSCNALWGGEYLMFALSCGEFKAPVRSVISFAGTFPGPSPTTTKPVGCPPLGSGASATATATATGGGDDDDEGATATAGGVMAAPTSDGSSSSSPTMTGTRTKVDHATSANSQTAAAATTSSAAVGRHDAVGLMYWTGFTAIFGAVLFLAL from the coding sequence atggcttccatcGCCAAGACTCTCGCCGTCTTGGCCTTTAGCCTTGGCTTTAGCCTCCACGTCTCCGCGAGCGGCTCCCACGGCGGCAATCTCGACTTCTACTCCGACGACAAATGCCAAGACCGCATCCAGGCCGAGGCCGCGCCCATCCCCCTCGACGTCTGCATGCCCGCCTCGCCGCTGGGCTCCTTGTCGAGGAGCTTCCGCGTCTCCCAGAAGCCCTACTGCGCCGACGGCACCACCAGGCcgtcgctgctcttcttccaggaCTGTGCTTGCACGGACGGCATCGCAAACTACATCCCCGACGCGCTCTACGGCGACTACGGCAACGGCTCGTGCAATGCGCTCTGGGGCGGCGAGTATCTCATGTTTGCGCTGTCGTGCGGCGAGTTCAAGGCGCCTGTGCGGTCGGTGATTTCTTTTGCGGGCACGTTTCCCGGTCCATCGCCGACTACGACGAAGCCGGTTGGATGTCCCCCATTGGGTAGCGGTGCGTctgcaactgcaactgcaactgctactggtggtggtgatgatgatgatgaaggtgCGACAGCAACTGCTGGAGGTGTAATGGCAGCACCGACATCGGATGGCAGCTCTTCTAGTAGTCCTACAATGACGGGGACGAGAACAAAGGTTGATCACGCCACGAGCGCAAATTCGCAAacagcggctgctgcgacgaCTTCATCCGCGGCGGTTGGACGGCACGACGCCGTGGGCTTGATGTATTGGACTGGCTTCacagccatctttggcgccgTTTTGTTTCTGGCTCTGTAA
- a CDS encoding uncharacterized protein (EggNog:ENOG41) has translation MPSCRHTECSGSHRSSGQSSHSSSSSRPMYASSGRPQLWQCCKCSGGWYNYDINASCPMCHAWRCDNCRYSMS, from the exons ATGCCTTCTTGCCGGCA CACCGAATGCTCTGGCAGCCACCGCAGCTCTGGACAAAGCTCGCACagctcatcgtcttctcgaCCGATGTACGCCTCGTCCGGAAGGCCACAGCTGTGGCAGTGC TGCAAGTGCTCTGGCGGATGGTACAACTACGACATCAACGCTTCTTGCCCAATGTGCCACGCCTGGCGATGCGACAACTGCCGCTACTCCATGTCATAG
- a CDS encoding uncharacterized protein (EggNog:ENOG41), whose product MSEFAEVPTYTKVFHHEPYAAILPTRPELSTKGKHVVITGAGTGIGVAIALSFAQSGASSIALLGRTEGTLLKTKQAVNATYPETAVHVVTADVANEASVRAALEKYALSAGKKLDILVANAGVFPGPGTLLGTDASLWWSGYEINVRGNFNLVRAFVPLAEKKATVINVTTSVAQFPFVPGSSAYHGSKLAGTKLFDYLHFENPELRVLQFHPGVVQTSMSQKSFDAGIPRPVMDDASLPGAFAVWCASAESESLRGKFLWANWDVDELKARESQGTQQLTMGLLGWP is encoded by the exons ATGTCAGAGTTTGCCGAAGTCCCTACATACACCAAAGTGTTCCATCACGAACCTTATGCGGCAATCTTGCCCACTCGCCCAGAATTGTCTACCAAGGGAAAGCATGTTGTCATCACCGGTGCCGGAACTGGTATCGGAGTGGCAATAGCACTGTCGTTTGCTCAATCTGGTGCTTCAAGCATTGCTCTGCTGGGACGAACTGAGGGTACGCTGCTCAAGACCAAACAGGCCGTCAACGCCACATACCCCGAGACGGCCGTCCACGTCGTCACCGCAGACGTTGCCAACGAAGCATCTGTGCGGGCCGCGCTGGAGAAGTATGCTTTGAGCGCTGGGAAAAAGCTGGATATTCTCGTGGCCAATGCTGGAGTCTTTCCCGGCCCGGGAACGCTGCTGGGCACTGATGCGTCGTTATGGTGGTCGGGATATGAGATCAACGTCAGGGGCAACTTTAACCTCGTTCGAGCCTTCGTGCCtctggcagagaagaaggcaacTGTCATCAACGTGACGACTTCAGTGGCCCAGTTCCCCTTTGTGCCGGGATCCAGCGCCTACCACGGATCAAAGCTAGCAGGCACCAAGCTTTTCGACTATCTGCATTTTGAAAATCCCGAATTGAGGGTGTTGCAGTTCCACCCCGGCGTGGTGCAGACGAGCATGTCTCAAAAGTCGTTTGACGCTGGAATTCCGAGGCCTGTGATGGACGATG CATCTCTACCCGGCGCATTTGCGGTTTGGTGCGCGAGTGCAGAGTCAGAGAGTCTCCGAGGCAAGTTTCTGTGGGCGAACTGGGACGTGGACGAGCTCAAGGCGAGGGAATCGCAGGGCACTCAGCAGCTGACGATGGGGCTTCTTGGGTGGCCGTGA